The Ignisphaera sp. genome segment TGGCAAGTTCAAAGGATGTACAGTCATAGACTTCTGGATATACAGATATAGCAGGCACCCTCAATATCTTGGCTTTATAATATGGAGCTATGGACTACTAATAGAAGTTAGCATACGTGGTTACATAAAGGGGGCTTTTACAACGCCACCAGCTATAATATGGCTCATCTCAACAGATGTAGTGATAGGAATTGCGATGATGGAGGAGATAGAAATGGTTAAGAAGTATGGCGAGAAATATGAGGAGTATCGCAGAAAAACACCTTTCCTAATCCCCTTGCCAAAGCCACTAGCAAAAGCAGTAACAATGCCGATGAAACTCCTCGGAGGATATCCTCCAAAGAACCTAAAGAGCGTAACATTAACTATATTGCTCTACACCCTCATAACAATAGCTGTGAGCTGGCCTTTGCTAGTTCTTAACCTTTGCTAGGAACATTACAAGCAATTGTTGCTGGAAATAGCGAGAGATAATCGAGGAAACATATGGGGTAACATTACGGTCATATTATAGAAGAAATGTGAATTCAAATGATGTGGAGACCGTGCTGAAGTAGCAAATACATGGTCAAGTGCTTTACAGATATAGAGAGGGCTAGGGTTCAAAAGCTCTGCAATGAAGGGTATAGCAATGCAATCGGGAATATTCAAAATGTGAAGTATTATCCTGACTTGAGCTCCCTCCCAATCTTTCTAATCTCATAGTCGTTAAAGAACCTCCCGATGAGCTCAACAATAGAGTCTAAAACCTTTACACTATCCAAAGTGTTTTCAACTATTATCAAGAACCTGTCATGAGATGTTATAACGGCTTTGACGCTCTTTCTAATCCACGGATCTCTATCCATAAGCTCCTTCAACTCTTTTCTAAGTAGATGGGCAACAATGCCAGGGTTTCTACGCTCAATCTCTACGAACATCTCTATTCAGTAAAGAGCATACTTTAGAGAGGCTAATATTACACAGCTAAAATTGGTCTCAGATCTCAGTGTCTGTTAAGCAGGTAATATAGGAGTTAATGTTCTATTTATACCAGATCCACTGATATTCTACAGGCAGATAACCAGAAAGTCTTTTATAGTTCTGCAAAAGAACCTCTATTCGATGAACATCCATGGAATTGGGTATAAAAGATATTTTATGGGATTTTGCTATTGCGATACCTCTATTCATATACGTCATGCTTATAGTGTCTATCGTGACAAAACGTTTATATGACTATATGGTTGGGAGGGGGGTTAAGAGAAATGTTGCTGTTTACTACAATAGAAAGATTATACATGTTTCGACAGGTGGGGTTATAGCGCTTCTAGTTCCAATGATATTCAGAGAGCCTTTCACACCATTTGTCTTCGCCCTCATACTAGCGGTAATAACTCTGTATCCGCATTTGAAGGGAAGTGAATTAAGCTGGTTTCAAACAAAGGACAATGCATATGAGGTGAATTTCTGTATTGCTTGGGGATCCTCTATCCTTGTCCTGTGGCTCTACTTCAACAATGCATGGATATCTATTTTGCCGGCTCTCTTCATATCAATAGGCGATGCTGTTACAGGTGTTGTGAGAAACGCTATATTTGGCAAAAGAACAAAGCATTGGATTGGAAACCTAGCAATGGCTGTAACCACGATACCGA includes the following:
- a CDS encoding dolichol kinase; protein product: MELGIKDILWDFAIAIPLFIYVMLIVSIVTKRLYDYMVGRGVKRNVAVYYNRKIIHVSTGGVIALLVPMIFREPFTPFVFALILAVITLYPHLKGSELSWFQTKDNAYEVNFCIAWGSSILVLWLYFNNAWISILPALFISIGDAVTGVVRNAIFGKRTKHWIGNLAMAVTTIPIGYSLAGIPGAIAGALATIAERFEFGYIDDNILITIISTATLIAAKSLHYFS